CTCTAGGTCCTGAGACCGAGACTGGGGCCCGGAGGCGATGTAGGAATCCGAATATTCTCTGATTAGATTCGGAGATCGTGgctggaacccggaggtttctgTGATTGGACCCAGAGGTCGTATGAGAATACATGGTTTTTCCCGTAGATCCGGAGATCGTATAGGGACCATGGTGTATTTGGACCCTGTGGTCGTGTGGGAACCCGGAGGTCCTTTAGGGATGTAATGACCCCGATGCACCCTAGGCTGCACAGGGGTTCTATTCTTTCTTCTAGAATCGTATTAGCCCTTTGAGGCTGTGTTGGAACCCGAAGGTTTGGATCCGGAGATCGCTtgttggaacccggaggttctttgAAGTTGTAATGACCCCGATGCGCCCTAGGCTGCACAGAGGTTCTGACttcttttatctttggaaccctgAGGCCAAATAGGAACCCGGAGATTCTTCCTTAGATCCTGAGATTCTTTgattggaacccggaggctaCGGGGTAACCCGaaggttcttccttagattttatgCGTAGGACCCGTAGTCGTTTGGGGAACCATGGGTTTCCTTTTTAGATCGGGGGCTCGCATAAGGACCCGGAGTTCCTTGGGAACCCagaatgttttgtttttttgcagggaccgtactccgccttcctaggcaaggctactaccggtacctgtttggatttcgcattctgccgctcggaagctggccactatcgagttcctatgCTGTATTCTACTTCTGTAGGAAGTCACTGACAggcttagagggtgctggtgtgggtgttatgacccaagtgccaggcttacgctgctttccacgtctggagaagcaggATTTTGATTGCTCCCTGTATTtcacagtacttttgcaatGAGTATATACCATGTGTTCCCTGTATCGTGTAGCtcgtagcgttttaatacatgtacttttcacattggtactctggggaccccgatgcgccttaggctgcacatgggttttaggtagttttgacaGCATACTCAGGCTTGCACATACCCATTCTTgttttatgtctcatacccgtttTGATTCTTTGTAGGCGTGCCACTGTGGTCGTGCCACTTTTTGtgagggttggccaggatcagaggtctctggagacctgatccagctcgtatGCCCTTTTAAGTAAAATGATTTCCCCTCTGCTTTTATAGTcggaattattttattataagctttgtccggagacgtttagcatacataggagtaggaaatcataattcttaaatagtatatagtagTAAAGAAATTATGATCCGGAGAccgtattaaaaatgataggctttgaggtgcagggcgttccagcagttgggttgtattttacctttgctATCTTGCAGCCTGTAGGCGCCTGCTCTCCGCACCTCGATGaccttatagggtccttcccacccTGGGGTGAGTTTCCCCGTTCCTTTTTCTGCTCGTCGTAGAACCTAGTCCCCTTGCTGAAAGGTTCTGGTTCTGACTTTCTTGTTGTACGTCCTGGCGACGTCTTGCTGGTAGGACTAGTTTCTCAGTCGAGCCGCATCTTTTTTTCCGTCGAGCAGGTCGAGGCTTAGCGCCATCAGCTCGTTATTCTCCTCCTGAGACGTAGATCCGGAGACCGTTGTTCTTACGTGCATCTCTGTAGGTACAATGGCCTCAGAGCCGTAGACCAGCGAGTAGGGGGTTTCCCATGTTGTTGTTTTAGGAGTGGTCCGGTAGGCCCAGAGGACTCCGTGTAGCTCTTCTGCCCACTTCCCGTGAGAGCCCTCCAGTTGCTTTTAAGCATGTTGACCACTGTTTTGTTCGTGGACTCGGCTTGTCCGTTAGACTGGGGGTGTCAGGGTGTGGCGAAAGTTAGTTTTATGCCCCAGTCCTTgcagaactccttgaagttgtgGCTCGTGAACTGGGGTCCATTGTCGGTGATGATCTCGTGGGGGACCCCGAAGCGAGTGATAACGTAGGTCCACAAGAACTTTCAGATCTGGAGATCTGTTATGCGGCTGAGCGCTTCTGCTTCGACTCACTTGGAAAAGTAGTCAGTAACTATCATAAGGAAGACCTTCTGCCCCGGCGCCATAGGGAATTTCCCTACTATATCCATGCCCCATTTTCCGAAGGGCCATGGTGAGCTTATGGACTTGAGGTTCTCCGGGAGAAGCTTGGAACTGGAGCGTGCCTCTGACACTGGTCGTAGTGCTTGGCTTGTCTGTCGGCGTCGGCGGCCATCGTGGGCCAGTAGTAACCTGCCCTTCTGGCTCTGAGCACCAGGCTTCTACCGCTAGAGTGGGATCcacaatctccttcatgtagttCTACAAGGATTCTAGCGGCTTCTCGAGGTGTGACGCACCTTAGGTACGGGCCAGAGAAGGATCTCTGGTACAGCTTCTCCTGGGAGATACAGTACCTTGCGGCTTGCTTCTTAATTTTCCTGGCCTCTTTGCGATCTTCCGGGAGAATATCGTTCTCTAGATACTGGATTAGGGGGGTCATCCAGGTTTCGCCTTCTTCTACAGCAGAGACCTCCTCTAATGGGAGTTCCTCCAGGGTGGCTGGCCACTGAAGCACAAGCAAGGTTGTGTTCATCTGGCTGTTTGTTTCGAGGGCAGACCCCAAATTAGCCAGGGCCTCGGTTTGCGAGTTTTGTTCCCGGGGGATCTGAGTGAGCTTGCAACTCTTGAACTTCTTGATCAGCCGCTGGGCGACCGCCTGATAGTGGATCATGCTGTCGTCTTTTGGTTGGTACTCTCCATGTACTTGGTTGATTATCAGCTGGGAGTCGCCGAAGACCTGGATGTTTTCTGCTCCCATTTGGTGGGCGAGAGTTAGTCATGCGATTAGAGCCTCGTACTCGCTTTTGTTGTTGGTTGCTTTGAAGTTGCATCTCACGGCCCTTGAGGCCGTATTCCTTGTCGGCGAGGTAAGCACTATTCCCACTCTAGCTCCTCTGACATTGCCGGATCCATCAACGTGCAGGATCCATTCTCCCTCTTCCTTGGTTTCGCCTCAGAGGCGTACTTCTCGCTCCAAAGCTGGAAGTAAGGCATGGGAGAATTCGGCCACGAAGTCCGCTAGGACCTGTGACTTTATAGCTGTGGCAGGTCGAAAGATTACGTCGTACTACCCAAGTTCCACAGCCTATTTGGCTAGGCATGCGGAGACTTTGGGTTTGTGGAGGATCAACTTTATAGGGAAGGAGGTGACAACCACGATTGGATGAGCCTGGAAGTATGGTCAGAGCTTGCGAGCGGCGACTATCAGGGCTAAGGCCAGCTTCTCTAGATGGCTATAGCGGGTTTCCGCGTCCAGGAGTGCCTTACTTACATAATAGATTGGTAACTGCTTGCTTCCCTCCTCGCCGACTAGGACGGCGCTCACGGCGTGTTCGGAGACTGGAAGATATAGCAGCAGGACCTCACCAAGTAGTGGCTTGGATAGGAGAGGAGGAGTGGTGAGATACACCTTTAGCTCATGGAGAGCGGATTCGCACTCTTCCGTCCACTGGAAGTCCTTTGGATTTTTGAGGGTTCTGCAGAAGGCGTGAGATTTGTCGGAGAGTCTGGAGATGAACCTGCTCAGGGCCGCCATTCTTCCTGTTAGCTTTTGGACCTCCTTGACATTCTTCGAGGAAGGGATTGAATGAATGGCCCTGATTTGCTCCGGGTTGGCCTTGATGCCCCGGTGGGTTACAATGTACCCAAGGAACTTGCAAAAACTGACCCCGAATGAGCATTTAgctgggttgagcttcatgttattcTTCCGGAGGGTGGAGAAGGCTTGATGTAGGTGAGATATGTGGTCCTCAGCCTCCAGGGACTTgaccagcatgtcgtcgatgttgACCTCCATGGTTCGCCCAATCTGGTCCGCAAACATCATGTTCACCAGTCGTTGGTAGGTTGATCCTGCGTTCTTTAGGCCGAAAGGCATAACCTTGTAGCAGTAGATCCCTCTGGACGTCATGAAGGATGTTTTCTCCTGGTCTTTCGGATGCATAAGTATTTGATTGTAGCTGGACAACGCGTCCATGAAGCTCATCAGCTGATGCCCCGCGGTGGCGTCCACCAGCTTGTCGATATGAGGTAGCAGGAAGGGGTGCTTTGGACAGGacttgttgaggtccgtgaagtcTATGCAGACTCTCCACTTACAGTTCTTTTTCTTGACCACGACGACGTTGGCCAGCCATTCCAGATATTGCACCTCACGAATGAACCCCGCGCCAAGCAGGCTTTTGACTTCATCGTTGATGATTGCGTCCCTTTCGTGAGCAaactttcttctcttttgttttacAGGTTGATGTAGGGGATCGACCTGCAGCTTGTGCATGATGATATTCGGGTCGATCCCAGGCATATCTGCGTGGGACCAACCGAAGAAGTCGGAGTTGGACCTGTGGAAGTCTATTAATCTCCTCCTCAATCCTTCGGTCAGCTTGGATCAGATCTCCTTCGGTAAATGGCACGTCGTCCATTTCCTCTACCTCCGGTTCCTCGGTGTGATGAGCCAGAGGCTTactctgtaattgctataagaccttggtctttCCCTTCAGAGTAGTCTGGTAGAAGGAGCGGGAATACTCCTGATCTCCTCTGATCGCCTTTATGCTCAGGGTGTACGGAATTTCACCATTTCATGAAGAATCGAAGGGACGGCTCCCATGACGTGAATCCATGGTTGTCCTAGGATCATATTGTAGGACGAGTCGCAGTCAACAACGAGGAACTTGGTTGACATGTTGATCCCTTCAGCGTATACGGGGAGGATAACCACTCCGGCGGTTTGTTTGACTTCTCCGCTGAACCCTATAAGCGGGGTTATCCTCCGAGTTAGAGCGCTTTCCTCCAGCCCCAGATCCTTGTATGCGGCCTGGAAGATGATGTTAACGGAGCTTCCATTATCTACCAATATCCTTTTCACCAGGCAATTCGCTACAGTGAACGATATGACCAGGGCGTCGTGATGCGGGGTGAGAACTTTCTCCTGCTCCTTGGCTGTGAAACTTATTTTGTCCGTACCTAGGAGTAGGCGTTTTGGCTTGGCTGCCACTAGGCCGTGCTTGGCGTTCCAGGTGCTTTTCTTCGCGGCTGCCTGGCTTATGCCGCTGATCCCCGAACCGCCCGATATGACATGAATCAATCGGTCCTGTCGAGGTGGCGAGACGGGAGCAGATTCAATGGGCTTTCCCGTTGTGTCCTTGCTTAGGTGGCTCTTGGCCTTCTCAAAAAGGAACTCCTTGAGGTGTCCTTTCTTAAGCAGCTCGTTGACCTCGATCTTTAGTGTGACGCGGTCCTCCATTTTGTGACTATGGTCTCGGTAGAAGTAGAACCAGAATCCAAGGTTCCGGAAAGAGTCGGGTGCTTTCATCTTCTGAGGCCATTTGACCTGTTGGCCCATCTACCTCAGAACATTGATCAGCTCCGGCCTTGAGACGGAGACGTGAGAGATGTCTGGCCACGTGGACACTGCCATCCCTTCTGCCTTCTCGATCGGCCGGTTATGGTATCTGCCCCGGCTTCGATTTCCGGAATCACTGGCTGGTCTTTGAGAGGGTTTCTCGTCTCGCTCGATTCGGTCTGATCTGATCGTCTTGGGATCCTGCTTTTGTTGCGCCTTAGCGCGGCTGggacatcttcttcccatttgACCTGCGCCCTGGCTCGAGATAGGACATCTTCCATGGTTTTGCACTAGTATTTGGTTAACTCCTTATAGAGATCCCCTTCGGGGAGTGGGCCTCTTTTGAAGGTAGAGATAGCAGTGGGGATGCTGCATTCGGGAATAGACACCTTCTCTTGAttgaagcgggctatgtagCCTCGCAGGGGTTCCGCCCTAATGCTGGCGAATTGTTCCAAGAACTTATCGCTGAGAATCGCGAAGGAGGCTATGTGAAACACCCCGAcccgaaaatattaaaaaagccTTGAAAAATTCTAAGTAAAAATTCAGGAAATTTTCCAAGAATAAACTCAAACAAAACTCCAACTTTATTAATAAATCCGAGAAAATAATGTAGAGTAATAGTATATGATTCATAAAACACCCAATAGAAATCCcaagtttataagaaaataaaacccACCCCGATGGTCTTCATTGTCCCGCGCTCCGGTCCAATCAACTACTCGTCACCTGCATCACAAAAGGAGGCATGAGCATACAAAAGTACTCAGTGAGGACGCTCAATACCGCCCACTATAGCCCAATAAGCAATACTAAATCAAACTAACACCCTAGCATCAGGTTCTATCATTTCCTTACGTAACTAGTTAAATCcttttcatttcttaacatTTCTTAACCTTTCGACCCGAATGCCCATAATCCTGCGACCGAAGTCAAACCTGCGGCCGAAGCCAAACCTGCGGCCGTAGCCAACCTGTGACACGTCGGTCCATTACCTTTCCTTAAtcctttttccttaaccttTTTCCTTAACCTTTTCCTTACATTATCTCAATTCatttattctttccttaaacgCATTATAACTTCCTGACCTAAGTTCTCAAGATCAAACATTCATTTCTCACATAAACGTCCTAACATAACTCAATAATCCATCCCGCAAATCAATAGCATGCATTTCTCAAGAACCCGATGAACAAACTTTCCTTAAACAATTCCTATCATACATTTCCCTATGAACACGATGAACGAACTTTCCATACAAAATTCATATCATACATTTCTCTATGAACACGATGAACGAACTTTCCATAAACAATTCTATCCAAGCATAAATACAATCATATCGAATCAAAATAGGACAAATAGTTCTTATTAGACTATCACGAATCACGTCCTCACCTTAGCTGAATCTCTAGGATTCGAAGACTCTGAACTTCCTAGCGTTTCTAACGAAGAACTCCTTAGCTCCTCTTCGTTTGATCCCTCTTCTCAAACTTCTCTCTCTACCAACTCGTTCTTGCTCTGACTTCTCtctaaatatgtttttcttggTTGTGTCTTAGAAATGAGAGTTCAAGGAGTCCTTTTATAGGATTTCCCAAGCTTTCTCACCAAGCTGGGCACCTAATGCCAGTTTCCTTATTTAGCTTGGTCAAAGATCACCATCAATGGCTTGACTTGATATCTTTGATTCTTTCCTTAGCTGACTCCCGCAGATCCGACCTTCCTTTTGTATTATCCCGCAATGATGGCTAGTCAAACTTTCCTTACATGGAACCCGCATTGCCCAACAGCCGAACATTCCTTAATTGGTCTTGATCTCGCTTCATGTATGTTATGATCATTCCATGATCAGTTTATCATCGCTCCGCCAGTTCCAAATTTATTCCATGAGCTCACTTAAGATCTGACACTTAGTAAAAATACATCTTCATACCCAATCTTCACGATTACAAGTGTATCCACACTTAGAAAAATACTCTCCTTGTAGACGAAAACCTCTCACGATTTATTTCCTTCAAATTTAAAGATACTCCGGGAGCGGGTCGTTACACTATGGACCTGGAGGGTAGGTTGATGTACCATTGCAGAACGGGTCCAGTCAGGGTGGAGCCGAACCCTTTGCACATGGTAGCTTCACGCGACACCTTTGGGAGTGCTACGGCGAGCACCCTTTGTCTGTATTGGGCGATGTGGTCGTCCGGATCAGTGGTGCTGTCCTACGCCTTTATGCTGGGGAAGGAGAACTTCCTGGGCATCTCGATCAAGGTGATCTCATCCGTGAAAGGAGTATCGGCATAAGAGTCGGGGTTGCTCTTCCGGATGGGGGGAGCTACTCTCGGGAGCCTCTCTGGGTGTCTCCAGAGTCGGCATAGGGCAGACCTGAGCCTGgaatcaagccgaacgtagttcaagagtgaaccaagagatcgaactgcttgtgcgcgTTCGTCTGGTAAACGGGTGTCAGTCATAGAAaaagagcatgtcgagaataatgcctcaaagtttctaagtgccgagaatTCTCcctttgtgcctctcgcctaggactccttatatactcctccaaggtcggttttagattttcccttcctgcccttaagccgtcttaagtgaaaatggagatattccattttttccgatcttcatgtttatccgTGGAGACTTAACATTTTTTCTGCGGAAACTGatctttatattatgtttttataataaaaacataaaccgccatagtatctacgagctcattcttaaagaatcgtaagtgggcttgtaGTCGCGTTTTAGACCTCGTTGGGCAGTCTTTCGACATGAAACGTTTGttatgattttcttttcgaCAAAATAAAGTTCTCGTAGTTGTTATAGTAAAGTTTCAACGGTAACTTTGATCGGAATGATGTGAGAGATGATATGGCTGCGGTACATGGGAGCTAGCATTGAGGAACAGAGGAGAATGTACggatttgggtcgtacccgttgatcgatgtccgagatagttcggtcgctatgtagcaatCTGGTCCGTATCGACCGAACCAAAggtttggtcggtcgctacgtagcgaccgatcgagtggcTTGGTGGGTtgtcgtcgaccgatgttgggTTGCggttatcgatcgatgcatgtaagcgactgtcgatcgatgcctGTCGATGTCTGTCGCTCGATGTAGAGCGAGATACGTTGGTCACAcgctgaattctggctatgt
This region of Brassica napus cultivar Da-Ae chromosome C5, Da-Ae, whole genome shotgun sequence genomic DNA includes:
- the LOC106350297 gene encoding uncharacterized protein LOC106350297, with the protein product MGQQVKWPQKMKAPDSFRNLGFWFYFYRDHSHKMEDRVTLKIEVNELLKKGHLKEFLFEKAKSHLSKDTTGKPIESAPVSPPRQDRLIHVISGGSGISGISQAAAKKSTWNAKHGLVAAKPKRLLLGTDKISFTAKEQEKVLTPHHDALVISFTVANCLVKRILVDNGSSVNIIFQAAYKDLGLEESALTRRITPLIGFSGEVKQTAGVVILPVYAEGINMSTKFLVVDCDSSYNMILGQPWIHVMGAVPSILHEMVKFRTP